Proteins encoded by one window of Methanobacterium formicicum:
- a CDS encoding KH domain-containing protein has protein sequence MPNTEYLKIPRERVGVLIGPHGKTKETIEKASETSIVVDSEGGSIAISPHEDAEDPLAVWKARYIVKAIGRGFNPEIAIKLMDDEVMLEIINLPDYVGKSKKAILRQKGRIIGKDGKTRDIITEMTGTYVSIYGKTVAIIGEMEHLQVAKEAVEMILDGARHKTVYSFLERKKQEMKLREIKMGPPI, from the coding sequence TTGCCCAACACAGAATACCTGAAGATCCCCCGGGAGAGAGTGGGGGTACTTATTGGACCACACGGAAAAACCAAAGAAACCATTGAAAAGGCCAGTGAAACCAGCATTGTAGTGGACAGTGAAGGAGGTAGCATAGCCATATCTCCCCACGAAGATGCCGAGGATCCTTTAGCAGTTTGGAAAGCACGTTATATAGTTAAAGCCATTGGTAGAGGTTTCAACCCCGAAATAGCCATTAAACTAATGGATGACGAGGTAATGCTCGAGATCATCAACCTTCCCGATTATGTTGGAAAATCTAAAAAGGCTATTTTGAGGCAAAAAGGGCGTATTATTGGTAAAGATGGTAAAACCCGGGACATAATTACGGAAATGACTGGAACTTACGTTTCCATCTACGGTAAAACCGTGGCCATTATTGGTGAAATGGAACATCTCCAAGTTGCCAAGGAAGCCGTGGAGATGATCCTTGATGGGGCCCGCCATAAAACAGTTTACTCCTTCCTGGAACGTAAAAAACAGGAAATGAAACTTAGGGAAATAAAAATGGGTCCACCAATATAA